In the Pungitius pungitius chromosome 5, fPunPun2.1, whole genome shotgun sequence genome, one interval contains:
- the ppic gene encoding peptidyl-prolyl cis-trans isomerase C encodes MGAWSDDVCVFLAQFPGQPHSCGFLFLLLLLLLLLFPLPSVCLRLKMELRTVLPALLFLSAAYLQPETGAASRTGPRVTDKVFFDITVAGQEVGRIVVGLFGEVVPLTVNNFVALATGEKGYSYKGTKFHRVIKDFMIQGGDFTAGDGTGGHSIYGTTFADENFKLKHFGAGWVSMANAGPDTNGSQFFVLAARAPWLDGKHVVFGKILDGMSVVHTIELQDTNDWNLPYTECVIINSGRIAVKEPFVVEVEGW; translated from the exons ATGGGGGCGTGGTCCGATGACGTATGCGTGTTTTTAGCTCAGTTTCCCGGCCAGCCGCACAGCTGTgggttcctcttcctcctcctcctcctcctcctcctcctcttccccctcccctccgtgtGTCTCCGGTTGAAGATGGAGCTCCGCACGGTCCTCCCCGctctgctcttcctctctgccgcTTACCTGCAGCCGGAGACCGGTGCGGCTTCGCGGACCGGACCGCGAGTCACCGACAAG gtgttcTTTGACATCACAGTAGCAGGTCAGGAGGTCGGACGGATTGTCGTCGGTCTTTTCGGGGAGGTCGTCCCACTAACTGTCAATAACTTTGTCGCCCTGGCAACCGGAGAG AAAGGTTACAGCTACAAAGGGACCAAGTTCCACAGAGTCATCAAAGACTTCATGATCCAGGGAGGAGACTTCACGGCCGGAGACGGGACCGGAG GTCACAGCATCTACGGAACAACCTTTGCAGATGAAAACTTTAAACTGAAGCATTTCGGCGCCGGCTGG GTGAGTATGGCCAACGCGGGTCCCGACACCAACGGGTCGCAGTTCTTCGTCCTGGCTGCCAGAGCGCCGTGGCTGGACGGGAAACACGTGGTTTTTGGCAAAATCCTGGACGGGATG TCCGTGGTTCACACCATCGAGCTCCAGGACACCAACGACTGGAACCTTCCGTACACCGAGTGCGTGATCATCAACAGCGGGCGGATCGCCGTCAAAGAGCCCttcgtggtggaggtggagggctgGTAG